One genomic window of Candidatus Methylomirabilota bacterium includes the following:
- a CDS encoding P-II family nitrogen regulator: protein MKKIEAVIKPFKLDDVKEALNELGVVGMTVTEVRGFGRQKGHTELYRGSEYTIDFLPKVKVEVVVPDHLVDKVVSVICQSAKTGSIGDGKVFVLSMGEAIRIRTGEKGEAAI from the coding sequence ATGAAGAAGATCGAGGCGGTGATCAAGCCGTTCAAGCTCGATGATGTCAAGGAGGCGTTGAACGAGCTGGGGGTGGTGGGCATGACCGTCACCGAGGTACGCGGCTTCGGCCGGCAGAAGGGGCACACCGAGCTGTACCGCGGCTCCGAGTACACCATCGACTTCCTGCCCAAGGTGAAGGTCGAGGTGGTCGTGCCCGACCACCTGGTGGACAAGGTCGTCTCGGTCATCTGCCAGTCGGCCAAGACCGGCTCCATCGGCGACGGCAAGGTGTTCGTGCTGTCCATGGGCGAGGCCATCCGCATCCGCACCGGCGAGAAGGGCGAGGCCGCGATCTAG